The Aspergillus fumigatus Af293 chromosome 7, whole genome shotgun sequence genome includes the window AAGGCAATAACCAAATACATTGTCCAGGGTTGCGACCAACGGTGAGTGAACTCGAGTTGTAAAATGTCAAATTCCTCGTCCGTAAGCAAGCTTCTGAAAGAATCGAACTTCTCAGGCTCCTGGGCCAGAAGCGCGCCTAACTCAAAAGCGCGAATGTCGGTTTCATCGCCCATATGATGTTCTAAGGCGAATTTGATCCCTTGACTGCGCAGCTCCTCGTGACTATAGCCTGCCAATGGATTGGCGAGTTTTGCGTTCAAATTGCGTCGGGCTCGCTCTGCGGCCGTAAGATATCTGCGCTGAGGCACGAAGGTGTTGGTCCTCTCTGGAGCATGTTCGATATCTTCAACTCGTTGTTCAAGGGTACCGTCTCCAAGGATTTCGGGATCACCTGGCCCTGCCATCTTCTAATGAACGATGAAGCGGATCAGACGTATGTCTTCTGATGCCTGCAAGTGGCAGCACGCGGTTGTTAAATCTGCCGGAAAAAATCAACGCAGTAGACTGAATCGTATAATTACATCAGTGCACACTAATACGGTATatccaggaggagatcatgCAAGTTGATGAATTTGAAATCTCACACGATTTGCATGCAGAGTAGATTTATGGTAGAGTTGGATAGcatcaaagaaaaaaaatttccCGATAAAGTTTTGAAACGACAGGGCTGAATCTGACCACCGGCGCTCAATATAGCGTAAATAGTAGCAACAAAgagaggcagagaaggcgATGTATTTCTTTGAGAACCCTCGGGGACAAAGAAGCAAGGTGCTGGCAGCGCAGCAGAGGTACATCCATAGACAAGATGTCATCGAGCAGAGCCCAGGAACAGGGACTCGAGGCTTTTCAGTGACGGCAGAGATCCACCGATATTGTTTGTGATCGTCCATTGCTTTTTCTAttcatctctttcctcctgtCCATTTCTACGAAGGGTGTCAGCAAACAATGTCATTGGTGGCGGCTGAGCAATAAGATCGAAGAAAATGCCAAGGATGCAGACAACGAAAGCAATGAGTCTCTTATTCCGCCCAGTTCCCTCACAGCCACGTCAAATCGTTCTGTTGGTCTATTCCCTGGGGTTGACTGGTATCCGAATTGCAGATCTCTGGGGCTGGCAACCCGCTTCAAAGTGGAACCATCAATCCATCAAAGGCAAAATGATTACTCAAGTCATGAATGGAGACGCTAGATCACATTCGGAGGATAGAAATACAAGAAACCAAAGTATGGGACGCCCCAGAGAATAGTGGTTGGttgtgatgaagagaagctgACAGAGACGGGAAGTGATGCATGGGGACCTCATTCAAGCGACCAGTGAGAAGGCCGTCAGGTATCTGTTTCTGGCATGTTTTTTCACCCGAATCCAAGTTACTGAGGCATATTCTATCCCTAGGAACATTAAGCTGCTCATTCTTCAATTTGTCTGTACAGATTGACCGGGATTCTAAAATGAGTCTCCCATCCTCAATGCCTCATATCTTCACAATTTGCGGACTATAATCACGGCAATACTTCCCATGAAGACCAGTCACTCCACCACACAGTACGCTTATTACTGCTAAGGCATATTTCGAACTCAGCGAGGCTTACTCTATCATGTGCCGTTACTTGTCTCAAGGAATCCAATAATGCGTATCTTTCGTTTTGAAGTATTCGTATCAACAAATACTGCGTTCCCAGAGTAAAATTGGCCAGATTCACAGTTGCATGATACGGAGTCTCGTATCCTAATGATCATGGCAGTACTCTCTTGTTAATCTATACCACGCTGTATGGTACTGATAATTTGGTAATGAAAATGGTGCTATAATGCTGTCGCTTATATCAGTGGCCTACTAGTCTAGCCTTCTCCAATGTATCATTTTGCGGGGTAGAGAGCCTCGGACCGCTGCCGGGCACATCGGATGATATCAAGTGTACCTTAATGTTCTTTCCAGCTAGAAGTATAAATCTAAAGTATTGAAGTCTCTTCCGATAAATTGTGATCGTTCTGGTGGGTCGATAGATAGGCTTTAATTCAAAGGAGTTGGCCGTTGCTTTTATGAATTGACAGAACCCCGCGTTTCGAACACTTAAGTCAACAGCTTTACAAGTATCGAGTAGTCTCTCACCATAGTGACTTCCAATAATGCATTAGTTATACCTGTAGATACCTGTAGGGGCCAAAGCCCAGAAGCCAGATTTTATTCCAAATATGATCTTGAGCCACGTGCTGTATGGGGTAGAATACCAGGCTGATGAGATCCCCTCAGCCCCCATATTACTCGCATTGTCAGCCACCAGAAAAGGACACGATCTAATTTTTAGTTCTCTCCAAAAGTCTGTGACGATTCCTATGGATTATTGATCATCCGAATTGCGACAGTTTTGGGAGGAGTAGAGACGCTTGTCGTCGGCTTTGCGGTGCGGGTGCGGCTTCGGTCCGCACCCCATAGATAGGTATGATGATGTATACTATCTCGCAGTATAAAGCGTCGAAGTGTTCAGCAACCGATCCTTGCAACAGTCCATCCAAATAATCTGTTGAATGAGAGTCTGATCATTCACTATATATAAACTTCTGGTATCTCTGTTCATTGAATCCCACCAGCATCAGTCAGGTGAAGCAACAGTTCTCACAGGGATGCTTGGAAAGGTTGCCCTCGAGGAAGCCTTCGCGCTTCCGCGCTTCGAAGAAAAGACTCGCTGGTGGGCTAGTCTGTTCTCTACCGACCCCGAGACTCACGTCAAGGAAATAACCGACATCACCAAGATCCGTATCCAATACGCCGACAAGCATGGCGTCGGCTACCAGATTCTCTCCTACACAGCACCTGGTGTGCAGGATATCTGGGATGCGAAAGAGGCACAGGCGTTAGCGGTTGAGATCAACGATTATATTGCGGAGCAGATCAAAGAGTACCCAGGTCGATTTGGAGCTTTTGCGTACGTCCACTCCTGCTTTCTATAGTCCTTTCCGTACTCCCCGCCTGATATTAATTCTCTAGGACTCTATCCATGCACAACCCGAAAGAAGCAGCCGAGGAGCTTCGCCGCTGCGTAGAAAAATACGGCTTCCTCGGTGCCCTTGTAAATGACACGCAGCGAGCCGGGCCCGACGGCGACGACATGATCTTCTATGACCAGCCCGAATGGGACATCTTCTGGCAGACCTGCACAGACCTCGACGTCCCCCTTTACCTACACCCGCGCAACCCCACGGGCACAATCTACGACAAGCTCTGGGCCGACCGCAAGTGGCTTGTAGGCCCGCCGCTGAGCTTCGCGCATGGCGTCAGCCTGCACGTCCTAGGCATGGTGACCAACGGTGTCTTCGACCGGCACCCCAAGCTGCAGGTCATCCTGGGCCATCTAGGCGAGCACATCCCCTTCGACATGTGGCGGATCAACCACTGGTTTGAGGATCGGAAGAAGCAGCTGGGGCTGGCGGAGACGTGCAAGAAGACGATCCGGGAGTACTTTGCGCAGAATCTGTGGATCACGACGTCCGGGCATTTCTCGACCACGACGTTGAATTTCTGTATGGCAGGGGTGGGGGCGGATCGGATTCTATTCTCCATTGATTATCCCTTTGAGACGTTTGAGGACGCCTGTGTCTGGTTTGACGAGGCCGAGTTGAACCTGACGGATCGGTTGAAGATTGGGAGGGAGAATGCGAAGAGGTTGTTTAAGTTAGGTTCGTATCATGATAGTTCTGCTTGATTTAGATAAACTGCCTGCACCATCGAAAAATGGACACAAAAGACTTTTTAAGTATTAGCCTGAGGCTCTGAATCTTCCTGAGGCCGTAACGTCAGACACTCTGTCTCATGATTAGTACATAACTTGATCATTCAACTACTTGTGATGTACGCCCATATGTATTGTAGGGCCTCATTCCACCACTATTCAATCAGCCATCCCCTTTAATGGCCTACACTCAGAGCCGCAAGGTGTGTAATGTTAAAGAGAAAGTAATAGACTTGCACCTGATACTTAACATAACTGTTAGGCTTTGTAGTCCTTGTTCTCTGTGGTTGTCCAGTCATGATTTTGAACTTCTTCCTTCCTGATAACAACAAGGAGGCTGACTCTGCGCAGCAATCGTCACTATGACAATGCCTAGTGATTATTAGTATCTACAAAGATTCACGTCTGTTTAGAGGTTAGTGTCTATATCTATGCTCAGTCTTTCAACCGCCATATAATCTATCCCGGACTAAAGACTGACATTGATaggtgaagaagatttaATTGTTAGCTATTGATCATTTTGATATTGTGTCGTGCTCCTTTTTACCATCAACTACACTGCGGGCCGCCTCTTATTTATATGCTGGGGATTTTATGTGAAGAGGTTGGTTAAGCTGCGTTCGTATCATGATAGCTCTGCTTGAtttggacaatctgcctgCATATCTCTGTGACTTGTGTTTTTCTGATGTACCTAGATTCCGCCAAATAAGAATCATGAGCTCATGTTACATTACATCGTCCGGCCGTTAATTCGTTAATTATTCTTCCCCCCTTTCCCTATCCATATGTCCACTTCTCCGTTGATTTCCTCCC containing:
- a CDS encoding amidohydrolase family protein, giving the protein MLGKVALEEAFALPRFEEKTRWWASLFSTDPETHVKEITDITKIRIQYADKHGVGYQILSYTAPGVQDIWDAKEAQALAVEINDYIAEQIKEYPGRFGAFATLSMHNPKEAAEELRRCVEKYGFLGALVNDTQRAGPDGDDMIFYDQPEWDIFWQTCTDLDVPLYLHPRNPTGTIYDKLWADRKWLVGPPLSFAHGVSLHVLGMVTNGVFDRHPKLQVILGHLGEHIPFDMWRINHWFEDRKKQLGLAETCKKTIREYFAQNLWITTSGHFSTTTLNFCMAGVGADRILFSIDYPFETFEDACVWFDEAELNLTDRLKIGRENAKRLFKLGSYHDSSA